The following coding sequences lie in one Spea bombifrons isolate aSpeBom1 chromosome 5, aSpeBom1.2.pri, whole genome shotgun sequence genomic window:
- the SHH gene encoding sonic hedgehog protein, which produces MLMLTRILLVGFIIHLVVHPGLSCGPGRGVGKRRHPKKLTPLAYKQFIPNVGEKTLGASGRYEGKITKNSDRYKELTPNYNPDIIFKDEENTGADRLMTQRCKDKLNALAISVMNQWPGVKLRVTEGWDEDGHHSEESLHYEGRAVDITTSDRERSKYGMLARLAVEAGFDWVFFESKAHIHCSVKAENSVAAKSGGCFPGSATVTLEDGSIKSMKDLRPGDRVLASDGQGGLVYSDLLMFIDRQEGARKVFYVIETSQPGTSIRLTAAHLLFVSRQSNASRSFKSVFASEVRPGDWVYLADEKAGGFKEVEVERIRLEEDVGAYAPMTAQGTLVVNGVLASCYAVVEEHSWAHMAFAPLRLGLNLLSLFSPRNSTLLPGSPTYFQAEGIHWYSQILYQIGTWVLDKDYIHPLGMAEKSS; this is translated from the exons ATGTTGATGCTGACACGAATTCTCCTGGTGGGATTTATCATTCACTTGGTGGTCCATCCTGGACTGTCCTGTGGACCAGGTAGAGGCGTTGGTAAAAGAAGACACCCCAAAAAACTAACCCCATTGGCTTACAAGCAGTTTATTCCCAATGTGGGCGAGAAGACTTTAGGGGCAAGTGGAAGATATGAAGGCAAGATCACAAAGAACTCTGACAGGTACAAAGAGTTAACCCCAAATTACAACCCTgacatcatttttaaggacGAGGAGAACACAGGAGCAGACAGACTGATGACCCAG AGGTGCAAAGACAAGCTCAATGCCCTGGCTATCTCTGTAATGAATCAGTGGCCAGGGGTGAAATTGCGAGTGACTGAGGGCTGGGATGAAGATGGCCACCATTCAGAGGAGTCCCTGCACTACGAAGGTCGAGCAGTGGACATCACTACATCGGACAGAGAGCGTAGTAAATACGGCATGCTGGCCAGGCTGGCGGTAGAGGCTGGGTTCGACTGGGTATTCTTCGAATCCAAAGCCCATATTCACTGTTCTGTAAAAGCAG AGAACTCGGTGGCTGCAAAGTCAGGAGGCTGTTTTCCAGGGTCTGCCACTGTGACCTTGGAAGATGGATCCATCAAGTCGATGAAGGACCTCAGACCAGGAGATCGGGTGCTTGCATCGGATGGTCAGGGCGGGCTGGTGTACAGCGACCTCCTGATGTTCATAGATAGGCAGGAAGGAGCGAGGAAGGTCTTTTATGTCATAGAGACATCTCAGCCTGGAACCAGCATCAGGTTGACAGCAGCTCACCTCCTCTTTGTGTCTCGTCAATCCAATGCCAGCAGGTCCTTCAAGTCTGTCTTTGCCAGTGAGGTCCGGCCAGGAGACTGGGTGTATCTAGCAGATGAAAAGGCTGGGGGTTTCAAGGAGGTGGAGGTGGAAAGAATACGCCTTGAAGAGGATGTTGGAGCTTATGCCCCCATGACTGCTCAAGGGACATTGGTGGTAAATGGGGTACTCGCCTCCTGCTATGCAGTGGTTGAAGAACATAGCTGGGCACACATGGCATTTGCCCCATTGAGGTTAGGTTTGAACCTTCTGTCCCTCTTTTCCCCCAGAAACTCCACCCTTCTACCAGGGTCTCCTACATACTTCCAGGCTGAAGGCATTCATTGGTACTCCCAAATCCTTTATCAAATAGGGACTTGGGTTTTGGACAAAGACTATATTCACCCTTTGGGAATGGCAGAAAAGTCCAGTTGA